The following proteins are co-located in the Pseudarthrobacter siccitolerans genome:
- a CDS encoding ECF transporter S component, producing the protein MSSHSLTLPSTSPAAVRKRRLLEILGAVAIAGTYLYLVLNQPADITGGPGSASALIALSGFLAGAVLLIVAVLPALPTSTLVLIPVALVLNIVLGQFVGSTLVPFYLDAIGTVLVAVLAGPAAGAATGALSSIVWSFFNPTVLPFAAGAALIGCLAGLAARYGLFRRFYLAPVAGFVTGIVGGVVSAPVAAFVFGGTSGLATGAIVSAFRSMGDSLLAAITKQALISDPMDKAIVFTVVAVLIYALPRRASLQFPFVRRHRVLAGKASEQGA; encoded by the coding sequence ATGTCATCGCACTCCCTGACGTTGCCGTCCACGTCACCTGCAGCAGTCCGCAAACGCCGGCTGCTGGAAATCCTTGGCGCCGTGGCCATTGCCGGCACCTACCTTTATCTGGTCCTCAACCAGCCTGCTGACATTACCGGCGGACCGGGAAGTGCCTCGGCCCTGATCGCTTTGTCCGGCTTCCTGGCCGGTGCCGTCCTGCTCATTGTTGCCGTCCTGCCTGCCTTGCCGACGTCCACCCTGGTGTTGATTCCGGTGGCCCTGGTGCTCAACATCGTCCTCGGCCAGTTCGTTGGCAGCACCCTGGTGCCGTTCTACCTCGACGCGATCGGTACCGTGCTGGTCGCGGTCCTCGCTGGCCCGGCCGCCGGTGCGGCAACCGGTGCCCTGAGCAGCATCGTCTGGTCCTTCTTCAACCCCACCGTGCTGCCGTTCGCCGCCGGGGCCGCGTTGATCGGGTGCCTCGCCGGCCTCGCCGCCCGCTACGGCCTTTTCCGCCGCTTCTACCTGGCACCCGTGGCCGGATTTGTCACCGGCATCGTCGGCGGAGTGGTATCTGCCCCCGTGGCCGCTTTCGTCTTCGGCGGCACGTCCGGCCTTGCCACGGGCGCGATTGTCAGCGCCTTCCGCTCCATGGGGGACAGCCTCCTGGCAGCCATCACCAAGCAGGCCCTCATCTCCGACCCCATGGACAAGGCCATCGTGTTCACCGTTGTGGCCGTGCTCATCTACGCCCTGCCCCGGCGTGCGAGCCTGCAGTTCCCGTTTGTCCGGCGGCACCGCGTGCTGGCCGGCAAGGCTTCGGAACAGGGCGCCTGA
- a CDS encoding energy-coupling factor transporter transmembrane component T → MRLHPLTSLAAAGSTAIITTAAAYLPLSLTVIAAALGLAGWSGTLRRLVPAAAAILVPLCVSLLVLHGLFFPEGHTVLAQWGPARATSEGLSFALQRAAQLSAAVLALLVFSFSVSVPDLVAALSAKGVHGRLAFVLASTLTLLPAITARLERIRQAQEARGLVIRHGLPARAAAFRLQVVPLVTALVEDAATRAAALEARGFTSTGPRTSYRDVPDRPGERWLRIVLLLAAAASVAARLFQAGA, encoded by the coding sequence ATGCGACTGCATCCGCTGACCTCCCTGGCGGCCGCCGGCAGTACCGCAATCATCACGACGGCGGCAGCGTACCTGCCGTTGTCGCTCACCGTGATAGCGGCGGCACTGGGCCTCGCCGGCTGGAGCGGCACGTTGCGCCGGCTGGTGCCGGCGGCAGCTGCCATCCTGGTACCGCTGTGTGTATCGCTGCTGGTGCTGCATGGCCTGTTTTTCCCGGAAGGCCATACCGTGTTGGCTCAGTGGGGCCCGGCGCGCGCCACGTCCGAGGGGCTCTCCTTCGCACTGCAGCGGGCGGCCCAGCTTTCCGCCGCGGTCCTGGCCCTCCTGGTGTTCTCCTTCAGCGTGAGTGTGCCAGACCTGGTGGCGGCCTTGTCGGCCAAAGGCGTTCACGGACGGCTTGCCTTCGTGCTGGCGTCCACCCTGACCTTGCTGCCTGCCATCACGGCCCGGCTGGAGCGCATCCGCCAGGCCCAGGAAGCACGCGGGCTGGTGATCCGGCATGGCCTCCCGGCCCGGGCCGCGGCCTTCCGCCTGCAGGTGGTTCCGCTGGTGACCGCCCTCGTTGAGGACGCGGCAACCCGCGCCGCGGCCCTGGAAGCCCGCGGCTTCACAAGCACCGGCCCCCGGACCAGCTACCGTGACGTACCGGACCGGCCGGGGGAGCGATGGCTTCGGATTGTCCTGCTGCTGGCCGCAGCTGCTTCGGTTGCCGCCCGGTTGTTCCAGG